One Malania oleifera isolate guangnan ecotype guangnan chromosome 9, ASM2987363v1, whole genome shotgun sequence DNA segment encodes these proteins:
- the LOC131164606 gene encoding two-component response regulator ORR9-like gives MDVAADIQFHVLAVDDSLTDRKLIEKLLKTSSFQVTAVDSGSKALEFLGLQEDERANSDSPSVSPHHQEMAVNLIITDYSMPGMTGYELLRKIKESNSMKDIPVVIMSSENIPSRINRCLEEGAEEFFLKPVQLSDMDKLRPYLSKESAEDHQSRKNKRKCTEENLSNDRTRIRYRDLQVA, from the exons ATGGATGTGGCTGCAGATATCCAATTCCATGTTCTTGCTGTTGATGACAGCCTCACTGACAGAAAGCTCATTGAGAAGCTCCTCAAGACCTCTTCTTTTCAAG TCACTGCAGTGGATTCAGGAAGCAAGGCTTTGGAATTTCTGGGCTTGCAAGAAGATGAGCGTGCAAATTCAGACTCTCCCTCTGTTTCTCCACACCATCAG GAAATGGCAGTGAATTTGATCATCACAGATTACAGTATGCCTGGTATGACAGGCTATGAGCTTCTCAGAAAGATTAAG GAATCTAACTCAATGAAAGACATACCAGTTGTGATCATGTCTTCAGAGAACATCCCCTCAAGGATTAACAG ATGCTTGGAAGAGGGTGCAGAAGAGTTCTTCTTGAAGCCAGTTCAACTATCAGATATGGACAAACTTCGACCCTATCTGTCAAAGGAAAGTGCTGAGGATCACCAATCCAGGAAGAACAAAAGGAAGTGCACAGAAGAAAATCTTTCAAATGACAGAACAAGAATCAGATACCGTGATCTGCAAGTGGCCTGA